A window from Mycolicibacterium tokaiense encodes these proteins:
- the nadC gene encoding carboxylating nicotinate-nucleotide diphosphorylase, with protein MRLTDTEFVEARAAIARALDEDLRYGPDITTLATVSADATTTAAVVTRQHGVVAGIDIALLVLDEVLGPDGYRVLGRADDGDTLLPGDALLTLESKTRGLLTAERTMLNLVCHLSGIATATAEWVAAVEGTHTRIRDTRKTMPGMRALQKYAVRVGGGVNHRMGLGDAALIKDNHVAAAGSVVAALRAVREAAPDLPCEVEVDSLQQLDEVLAEDIELILLDNFAVWETQIAVQRRDSRAPKVQLESSGGLSVDSAAAYAGTGVDYLAVGALTHSVRVLDVGLDF; from the coding sequence ATGAGACTCACTGACACCGAGTTCGTCGAAGCCCGGGCAGCCATCGCCCGCGCGCTCGACGAAGACCTCCGCTACGGGCCCGACATCACCACGTTGGCAACGGTTTCCGCAGACGCCACCACCACGGCGGCGGTGGTGACCCGCCAGCACGGCGTGGTCGCGGGCATCGACATCGCCCTGCTGGTGCTCGACGAGGTTCTCGGACCCGACGGGTACCGGGTGCTGGGCCGTGCCGACGACGGCGACACCCTGCTGCCCGGCGACGCGCTGTTGACCCTGGAGTCGAAGACCCGGGGGCTGCTGACCGCCGAGCGCACCATGCTGAACCTGGTGTGCCACTTGTCCGGCATCGCGACCGCCACCGCGGAATGGGTGGCCGCGGTCGAGGGCACCCACACCCGCATCCGCGACACCCGCAAGACCATGCCCGGCATGCGGGCATTGCAGAAGTACGCGGTGCGCGTCGGTGGGGGAGTCAACCACCGGATGGGCCTCGGTGATGCGGCACTGATCAAGGACAACCACGTGGCGGCCGCCGGATCGGTGGTGGCTGCACTGCGGGCGGTCCGCGAGGCGGCTCCGGACCTGCCCTGTGAGGTCGAGGTGGATTCCCTGCAGCAGCTCGACGAGGTGCTCGCTGAGGACATCGAGCTGATCCTGCTGGACAACTTCGCGGTGTGGGAGACCCAGATTGCGGTGCAGCGCCGCGACTCCCGCGCTCCCAAGGTGCAGCTGGAGTCCTCCGGCGGCCTGTCGGTGGACTCTGCGGCGGCCTATGCCGGCACGGGCGTGGACTACCTGGCGGTCGGTGCCCTCACCCATTCGGTGCGGGTGCTCGACGTCGGTCTGGACTTCTGA
- the nadA gene encoding quinolinate synthase NadA: protein MTVLDRMDALTAQITNGPDGYSGVIGDEAWAQQIRRLVEMRGATLLAHNYQLPAIQDVADHVGDSLALSRIAAEAPEDTIVFAGVHFMAETAKILSPEKTVLIPDQRAGCSLADSITADQLQEWKAEHPDAVVVSYVNTTAAVKALTDICCTSSNAVEVVASIPEDREVLFCPDQFLGAHVRRETGRQNLHIWAGECHVHAGINGDELAEQARTHPDAELFVHPECGCATSALYLAGEGSFPAERVKILSTGGMLDAARDSSARQVLVATEVGMLHQLRRAAPDIDFQAVNDRASCRYMKMITPAALLRCLVEEADEVHVDAETARLARRSVTRMIEIGQPGGGE from the coding sequence ATGACAGTCCTCGATCGCATGGACGCATTGACGGCCCAGATCACCAACGGCCCGGACGGCTACTCCGGTGTCATCGGCGACGAGGCGTGGGCGCAGCAGATCCGCCGGCTGGTCGAGATGCGCGGCGCCACGCTGCTGGCGCACAACTACCAGCTGCCCGCCATCCAGGACGTCGCCGACCACGTGGGCGACTCGCTGGCCCTGTCGCGCATCGCGGCCGAGGCGCCGGAGGACACCATCGTCTTCGCCGGTGTGCACTTCATGGCCGAGACCGCCAAGATCCTCTCGCCCGAGAAAACCGTCCTGATCCCTGATCAGCGGGCCGGCTGCTCGCTGGCGGACTCCATCACCGCCGACCAGCTCCAGGAATGGAAAGCCGAACACCCCGACGCCGTGGTGGTGTCCTACGTCAACACCACCGCCGCGGTGAAGGCACTCACCGACATCTGCTGCACGTCGTCCAACGCCGTCGAGGTGGTGGCCTCGATTCCCGAGGACCGTGAGGTGCTGTTCTGCCCGGACCAGTTCCTGGGCGCGCACGTGCGACGCGAGACCGGGCGCCAGAACCTGCACATCTGGGCCGGCGAGTGCCACGTGCACGCCGGAATCAACGGCGACGAACTGGCCGAGCAGGCCCGCACCCACCCCGACGCCGAACTGTTCGTCCACCCTGAATGTGGTTGCGCCACTTCGGCGTTGTACCTGGCCGGCGAAGGCTCGTTCCCGGCCGAGCGGGTCAAGATCCTGTCCACCGGCGGCATGCTCGATGCCGCCCGCGACAGCAGCGCCCGCCAGGTGCTGGTGGCCACCGAGGTCGGGATGCTGCACCAGTTACGCAGGGCCGCACCGGACATCGACTTCCAGGCGGTCAACGATCGGGCGTCGTGCCGGTACATGAAGATGATCACCCCCGCGGCGCTGCTGCGCTGCCTGGTGGAGGAGGCCGACGAAGTGCACGTCGACGCCGAGACCGCCCGGCTGGCCCGGCGCAGCGTCACGCGGATGATCGAAATCGGACAGCCCGGCGGCGGGGAATGA
- a CDS encoding L-aspartate oxidase, whose product MNRPLAACGGSRFWQLRTDVVVIGTGVAGLTAALAAHRQGRRVLVLSKTADTSTAYAQGGIAVVMPRTDDSVDAHVGDTLAAGGGLCDPDAVRSIVADGHRAVRTLVADGARFDEKRGGSWALGREGGHTRRRIVHAGGDATGAEVQRALTTAAAQLDIRTEHVAVALLRDDDAITGVSVLSPQGPGIIHAPAVILASGGLGQLYTATTNPEGATGDGIALALWAGLPVADLEFIQFHPTMLYSANGGRRRPLITEALRGEGAVLVDARGEPVMAGVHPMGDLAPRDVVAAAIDARLRDTGAECVYLDARHVDRIAQRFPTVTAACHTAGIDPTRRPIPVVPGAHYSCGGVVTDVFGRTELAGLYAAGEVARTGMHGANRLASNSLLEGLVVGGRAGVTAADFAAGSPARTAQISDDAVVPTLKRPALQQAMTRWASVVRDADGLRALRNTVESAASARARTRGQFEDGALTTTAAALAAAATARTESRGAHHRGDHPDADDALEHSATVRLVDGRALVETVVVC is encoded by the coding sequence ATGAACCGACCCCTCGCCGCCTGCGGCGGCAGCCGATTCTGGCAGCTGCGCACCGACGTCGTGGTCATCGGCACCGGCGTCGCCGGTCTGACCGCGGCCCTGGCCGCCCACCGGCAGGGGCGCCGGGTCCTGGTGCTGAGCAAGACGGCCGACACCTCGACCGCCTACGCCCAGGGCGGTATCGCCGTGGTGATGCCCAGGACCGACGATTCCGTGGATGCCCATGTCGGCGACACGCTGGCCGCCGGCGGCGGACTGTGTGATCCCGACGCGGTGCGCTCCATCGTCGCCGACGGTCACCGCGCCGTTCGCACCCTGGTGGCCGACGGGGCCCGTTTCGACGAAAAGCGAGGCGGCAGTTGGGCACTGGGGCGCGAAGGTGGGCACACCCGGCGCCGCATCGTGCATGCAGGCGGCGACGCCACCGGGGCCGAGGTCCAGCGCGCCCTCACCACCGCCGCCGCCCAGCTGGACATCCGGACTGAGCACGTTGCCGTGGCCCTGCTGCGCGACGATGACGCGATCACCGGGGTCTCGGTGCTCAGCCCGCAGGGGCCGGGCATCATCCACGCCCCCGCGGTGATCCTGGCCAGCGGTGGACTCGGGCAGCTGTACACCGCCACCACCAACCCCGAGGGTGCCACCGGTGACGGCATCGCCCTGGCGCTGTGGGCCGGCCTGCCGGTCGCCGACCTGGAGTTCATCCAGTTCCACCCCACGATGCTGTATTCGGCGAACGGGGGCCGACGCCGGCCGCTGATCACCGAGGCGCTGCGCGGTGAGGGAGCCGTCCTGGTCGACGCGCGCGGTGAGCCCGTCATGGCCGGTGTGCACCCGATGGGAGATCTCGCGCCGCGCGACGTGGTGGCCGCCGCCATCGATGCCCGCCTGCGGGATACCGGTGCGGAGTGTGTGTATCTCGATGCGCGGCACGTGGACCGGATCGCTCAGCGATTCCCGACCGTCACCGCCGCCTGCCACACTGCCGGCATCGACCCCACCCGCCGGCCCATTCCCGTGGTGCCCGGCGCGCACTACTCCTGCGGTGGGGTGGTCACCGACGTATTCGGGCGGACCGAGCTGGCGGGGCTGTATGCCGCAGGCGAGGTGGCCCGCACCGGGATGCACGGCGCCAACCGGCTGGCCTCCAACAGCCTGCTCGAAGGCCTGGTCGTCGGTGGCCGGGCCGGTGTGACCGCCGCCGATTTCGCCGCCGGGTCGCCGGCCCGCACCGCGCAGATCTCCGACGACGCGGTTGTCCCCACCTTGAAGCGGCCGGCGCTGCAGCAGGCCATGACCCGGTGGGCCTCGGTGGTGCGCGACGCCGACGGATTGCGAGCGCTGCGCAACACGGTCGAGTCCGCCGCGTCCGCTCGGGCCCGTACCCGCGGGCAGTTCGAGGATGGCGCGCTCACCACCACCGCGGCGGCGCTGGCCGCAGCGGCGACCGCGCGCACCGAGAGCCGCGGTGCGCACCACCGCGGCGATCACCCGGACGCCGACGATGCGCTGGAACACAGCGCGACGGTGCGACTGGTCGACGGCCGGGCCCTTGTCGAGACGGTGGTGGTGTGCTGA
- a CDS encoding LysE family transporter: MEWEVWLAFVGASILISVSPGAGAILSMATGLTLGVRRTYWTILGLQIGLMVQLALVAVGLGAALASSALAFTVIKWLGVAYLVYLAVRQWRLAGADLRTQMSPAGAAGATALITRGALVNLTNPKGLVFLLAVVPQFVDPAAPLLAQYLAIGFTMVAVDLVVMGGYAGLASRLLGWLSTPRQQRAVNRTFSGLFATAAVVLAFVRRAATA, translated from the coding sequence ATGGAGTGGGAAGTCTGGCTTGCCTTCGTGGGCGCCTCGATCCTCATCAGTGTGTCGCCGGGCGCCGGTGCGATCCTGTCGATGGCCACCGGGCTGACCCTCGGTGTGCGCCGCACCTACTGGACGATTCTGGGCCTGCAGATCGGGCTGATGGTGCAGTTGGCGCTGGTCGCAGTGGGGTTGGGCGCTGCGCTGGCGAGCTCGGCGCTGGCCTTCACGGTCATCAAGTGGCTGGGGGTGGCCTATCTGGTTTATCTGGCGGTGCGGCAGTGGCGGCTGGCCGGGGCGGATCTGCGGACGCAGATGTCGCCTGCTGGCGCCGCCGGCGCGACGGCCCTGATCACCCGCGGCGCGCTGGTCAATCTGACCAACCCCAAGGGCCTGGTGTTCCTGTTGGCGGTGGTCCCGCAGTTCGTCGACCCTGCAGCACCGCTGCTGGCGCAGTACCTGGCGATCGGGTTCACCATGGTGGCGGTGGACCTGGTGGTGATGGGCGGTTACGCGGGCCTGGCGTCCCGGTTGCTGGGCTGGCTGTCCACCCCCCGCCAGCAACGCGCCGTCAACCGGACGTTCTCCGGCCTGTTCGCGACGGCGGCCGTGGTGCTGGCGTTCGTGCGGCGTGCGGCGACTGCCTGA
- a CDS encoding NUDIX hydrolase, whose translation MPHRSTAHEVLAVVFQVRHLESRNPQLSVLLWERALDPERGAWALPGGRLEHDEDMIRSVRRQLAEKVDLREIAHLEQLAVFSDPQRVPGDTRTIATTFLGLVPSPATPELPADTRWHPVHQLPPMAFDHGPMVAHARSRLAAKLSYTNIGFALAPREFALSTLRDIYSAALDYQVDATNLQRVLARRGVITRTGTTAQSGRSGGRPAAFYKFTESRLRVTDEFAAFRPPS comes from the coding sequence ATGCCACATCGTAGCACTGCCCATGAAGTGCTCGCCGTCGTCTTCCAGGTCCGCCACCTCGAATCGAGGAACCCGCAGCTCAGCGTGCTCCTCTGGGAACGGGCCCTGGACCCCGAGCGCGGGGCCTGGGCACTGCCCGGCGGCCGGCTGGAGCACGACGAAGACATGATCCGTTCGGTGCGCCGTCAACTGGCCGAGAAGGTGGACCTGCGTGAGATCGCTCACCTGGAGCAGCTGGCCGTCTTCTCCGATCCGCAGCGGGTACCGGGCGACACCCGCACCATCGCCACCACATTCCTGGGCCTGGTGCCCTCGCCCGCCACCCCGGAACTGCCCGCCGACACCCGCTGGCACCCGGTGCATCAGTTGCCACCGATGGCGTTCGACCACGGCCCCATGGTGGCGCACGCGCGCAGCCGGCTGGCCGCCAAGCTCTCCTACACCAACATCGGATTTGCGCTGGCGCCAAGAGAATTCGCGCTCTCGACGTTGCGCGACATCTACAGTGCGGCCCTGGACTACCAGGTGGATGCCACCAACCTGCAGCGGGTGCTGGCCCGGCGCGGCGTGATCACCCGGACCGGCACCACCGCGCAGTCGGGCCGCAGCGGGGGCAGGCCGGCCGCCTTCTACAAATTCACCGAATCCCGGCTGCGTGTCACTGACGAGTTTGCCGCTTTCCGTCCGCCAAGCTGA
- a CDS encoding histidinol-phosphate transaminase yields the protein MSTPGARIGLDDLPLRDDLRGKSPYGAPQLQVPVRLNTNENPHPPTQALIDDVTASVAAAAAELHRYPDRDAVALRADLAAYLSVQTGVALGVENLWAANGSNEILQQLLQAFGGPGRSAIGFVPSYSMHPIIADGTQTEWVQATRAEDFGLDLDVVLSAIDNRSPDVIFVTSPNNPSGQSVPLADLRRILERMTSGVLIVDEAYGEFSSQPSAVALIDEFPTRVIVSRTMSKAFAFAGGRLGYLVAAPAVIDAMLLVRLPYHLSVVTQAAARAALRHADDTLGSVATLIAERQRVTEALTGMGFRVIPSDANFVLFGEFVDAAATWQRYLDAGVLIRDVGIPGYLRATTGLAAENDALLTTSATLAATELAQPLGAS from the coding sequence ATGAGCACACCGGGTGCCCGCATCGGGCTCGATGACCTGCCGCTGCGCGACGACCTGCGCGGCAAGTCGCCCTACGGCGCACCGCAGTTGCAGGTACCGGTGCGGCTGAACACCAACGAGAACCCGCATCCGCCCACGCAGGCGCTCATCGACGACGTCACCGCGTCGGTGGCCGCCGCCGCCGCCGAGTTGCATCGCTACCCCGACCGCGACGCCGTGGCGCTGCGCGCCGACCTGGCCGCCTACCTGAGCGTGCAGACCGGTGTGGCGCTGGGCGTCGAGAACCTGTGGGCGGCCAACGGATCCAACGAGATCCTGCAGCAGTTGCTGCAGGCATTCGGCGGCCCCGGCCGCAGCGCCATCGGGTTCGTGCCGTCCTACTCGATGCACCCCATCATCGCCGACGGCACCCAGACCGAGTGGGTGCAGGCTACGCGGGCCGAGGACTTCGGCCTCGATCTCGACGTGGTGCTGAGTGCGATCGACAACCGTTCTCCCGACGTGATTTTCGTGACCAGCCCGAACAACCCCTCAGGGCAGAGTGTGCCGCTGGCGGATCTGCGGCGCATCCTCGAACGCATGACCTCCGGCGTGCTGATCGTCGACGAGGCCTACGGTGAATTCTCCTCGCAGCCCAGCGCGGTCGCCCTGATCGACGAGTTCCCCACCCGGGTGATCGTCAGCCGCACCATGAGCAAGGCCTTCGCCTTCGCCGGCGGGCGGCTCGGGTACCTGGTCGCCGCCCCGGCCGTCATCGACGCCATGCTGCTGGTGCGCCTGCCGTATCACCTGTCGGTGGTCACCCAGGCCGCCGCCCGGGCCGCCCTGCGCCACGCCGATGACACCCTCGGCAGCGTCGCCACTCTGATCGCCGAGCGGCAGCGGGTCACCGAAGCGTTGACCGGCATGGGTTTCCGCGTCATCCCCAGCGACGCCAACTTCGTGCTGTTCGGCGAATTCGTCGACGCCGCCGCCACCTGGCAGCGCTACCTCGACGCCGGGGTCCTGATCCGTGACGTCGGGATCCCCGGCTACCTGCGCGCCACCACCGGACTGGCCGCGGAGAACGATGCCCTGCTGACCACCAGCGCCACCCTCGCCGCCACCGAACTGGCCCAGCCGCTAGGAGCCTCATGA
- a CDS encoding lipase family protein encodes MDVGNAATATATDTMGAAWIGAAPHEELPRGRRPLLPRPQLPQDDPFYLPPAGFEHAEPGTVLRSRDVELAFLGLIPQQFTATQLLYRTTDLHGEPEATVTTLLVPTERTAQTPCPVVSYQCAIDAVSDRCFPSYALRRGARAAGSLAQLELLLIAAALAEGWAVSVPDHEGLRGLWGAPVEPGYHILDGLRAATSLDRLGLSETSPLGLWGYSGGGLATAWAAEVAADYAPELNIVGAVLGSPVGDLGHAFRRLNGSIYSGLPAMVVAALTHIYPDLDRLIQQHATDEGKAMLRKLETQTTMSAILRLVRKDMDNLVDLPLEEILAGPEVQQVFADIKLGTAAPRVPVLIVQAVHDRIVSVDDIDTLAEVYTAGGCEVTYHRDMFSEHMLLHPMSAPMTLRWLRDRFADRPLGEHLARTKWPTLLNPSTYRGMLRLGVIATKVITGRQLERLPLSRFDR; translated from the coding sequence ATGGACGTGGGCAACGCCGCCACAGCGACCGCCACCGACACCATGGGTGCCGCGTGGATCGGCGCCGCACCGCACGAGGAGCTGCCACGTGGCCGTAGGCCGCTGCTCCCCCGCCCGCAGCTTCCCCAGGACGATCCCTTCTACCTGCCGCCCGCCGGCTTCGAGCACGCCGAGCCCGGCACCGTGCTGCGCTCCCGCGACGTCGAGCTGGCCTTCCTGGGCTTGATCCCCCAGCAGTTCACCGCCACGCAACTGCTCTACCGCACCACCGACCTGCACGGCGAGCCAGAGGCCACCGTCACCACCCTGCTGGTGCCCACCGAGCGCACCGCACAGACACCGTGCCCGGTGGTCTCCTACCAGTGCGCCATCGACGCCGTGTCCGACCGGTGCTTCCCGTCCTACGCCCTGCGCCGCGGCGCCCGTGCCGCGGGTTCGCTGGCACAGTTGGAGCTGCTGCTGATCGCCGCCGCCCTGGCCGAGGGCTGGGCGGTGTCCGTCCCCGATCACGAGGGTCTGCGCGGGTTGTGGGGCGCACCGGTGGAACCGGGCTACCACATTCTCGACGGGCTGCGGGCCGCCACCAGCCTGGACCGCCTGGGTCTGTCGGAGACGTCCCCGCTGGGGCTGTGGGGGTACTCCGGCGGCGGACTGGCCACCGCCTGGGCTGCCGAGGTGGCCGCCGACTACGCCCCGGAACTCAACATCGTCGGCGCCGTCCTGGGTTCGCCGGTGGGCGATCTAGGCCACGCGTTCCGCCGGCTCAACGGCAGCATCTACTCCGGCCTGCCCGCCATGGTGGTCGCCGCCCTGACCCACATCTACCCCGACCTGGACCGGCTGATCCAGCAGCACGCCACCGACGAGGGCAAGGCGATGCTGCGCAAGCTGGAGACCCAGACCACGATGAGCGCCATCCTGCGGCTCGTCCGGAAGGACATGGACAACCTGGTGGATCTGCCGCTGGAAGAGATCCTGGCCGGCCCCGAGGTCCAGCAGGTGTTTGCCGACATCAAGCTGGGCACCGCAGCGCCCCGGGTGCCGGTGCTGATCGTGCAGGCGGTGCACGACCGCATCGTGTCGGTCGACGACATCGACACCCTCGCCGAGGTCTACACCGCCGGCGGGTGTGAAGTCACCTATCACCGCGACATGTTCAGCGAGCACATGCTGCTGCACCCGATGTCGGCACCGATGACCCTGCGCTGGCTGCGCGACCGCTTCGCCGACCGGCCGCTGGGCGAGCACCTGGCCCGCACCAAGTGGCCGACGCTGCTGAACCCGTCCACCTACCGCGGGATGCTGCGCCTCGGTGTGATCGCCACCAAGGTGATCACCGGCCGCCAGCTCGAGCGGCTACCGCTCTCCCGTTTCGACCGCTGA
- the hisD gene encoding histidinol dehydrogenase: protein MASFEMSRIDLRNRALSAAQLRAALPRGGVDVDAVVPTVRPIVDAVAARGAEAALEFGEKFDGVRPQAVRVPAAALQQALDELDADIRSALLVAIERTRIVHADQRRTDTTTELAPGATVTERWVPVERVGLYVPGGNAVYPSSVIMNVVPAQTAGVDSLVIASPPQAQFGGLPHPTILAAAALLGVDEVWAVGGAQSVALMAYGGTDTDGAELAPVDMITGPGNIYVTAAKRICRSQVGIDAEAGPTEIAILADDSADPVHVAADLISQAEHDEMAASVLVTPSSDLGVAVDAELARQLQTTVHRDRVLTALLGKQSAIVLVDDIDAGVRVVNSYAAEHLEIQTADSHQVAGRIRSAGAIFVGAWSPVSLGDYCAGSNHVLPTAGCARHSSGLSVQTFLRGIHVVDYSEAALKDVSGHVITLAEAENLPAHGEAVRRRFER from the coding sequence ATGGCCAGTTTTGAGATGTCCCGGATCGACCTGCGCAACCGCGCCCTGTCTGCGGCGCAGTTGCGCGCCGCCCTGCCCCGCGGCGGTGTCGATGTCGACGCGGTGGTGCCCACGGTGCGCCCCATCGTCGACGCGGTCGCAGCGCGCGGCGCCGAGGCGGCCCTGGAGTTCGGGGAGAAGTTCGACGGGGTCCGCCCGCAAGCCGTCCGCGTGCCGGCCGCGGCCCTGCAGCAGGCCCTCGACGAACTCGACGCCGACATCCGCTCCGCTCTGCTGGTCGCGATCGAGCGCACCCGCATCGTCCACGCTGATCAGCGCCGCACCGACACCACCACCGAACTGGCGCCCGGCGCCACCGTCACCGAACGCTGGGTGCCCGTCGAGCGGGTGGGCCTCTACGTGCCCGGCGGCAACGCGGTCTACCCGTCCAGCGTCATCATGAACGTCGTCCCGGCCCAGACCGCGGGCGTCGATTCGCTGGTGATCGCCAGCCCGCCGCAGGCCCAGTTCGGTGGCCTGCCGCACCCGACCATCCTGGCCGCCGCCGCGCTGCTCGGCGTTGACGAGGTCTGGGCGGTCGGTGGTGCACAGTCGGTCGCTCTGATGGCCTACGGCGGCACCGACACCGATGGGGCCGAGCTGGCACCGGTGGACATGATCACCGGCCCGGGCAACATCTACGTGACCGCCGCCAAGCGCATCTGCCGCTCGCAGGTGGGCATCGATGCCGAGGCCGGCCCCACCGAGATCGCCATCCTGGCCGACGATTCCGCCGATCCCGTCCACGTCGCGGCTGACCTGATCAGCCAGGCCGAGCACGACGAGATGGCCGCCAGCGTGCTGGTGACCCCCAGCAGTGACCTGGGGGTGGCCGTGGACGCCGAGCTGGCCCGCCAGTTGCAGACCACCGTGCACCGCGACCGCGTGCTGACGGCGCTGCTGGGCAAGCAGTCGGCCATCGTGCTGGTGGACGACATCGATGCCGGTGTGCGCGTGGTCAACTCCTATGCCGCCGAACACCTGGAGATCCAGACCGCCGACTCGCACCAGGTGGCGGGCCGGATTCGTTCGGCGGGAGCCATTTTCGTCGGGGCGTGGTCGCCGGTGTCGCTGGGCGACTACTGCGCCGGGTCCAATCACGTGCTGCCCACCGCCGGGTGCGCCCGCCACTCCAGCGGCCTGTCGGTGCAGACCTTCCTGCGCGGCATCCACGTCGTCGACTACTCCGAGGCGGCGCTCAAAGACGTTTCCGGACACGTGATCACCCTGGCCGAAGCCGAGAACCTGCCCGCTCACGGTGAGGCCGTGCGCCGGAGGTTCGAGCGATGA
- a CDS encoding DUF222 domain-containing protein — MFEGCDPGALLTEVESSRLDESAVWAHRMAAIAALLAQRMNEGYDQQALLPDGDPGFGLISGFVRTAAEVGPALGVPPAVAMTIVGYADALDERLPQIYGLLASGRLDWESTRTIINRTANVTEDAIKDLDRNLAAKIATWECWSRTRLQGAVDRAILHVDPEGAKERRVAADTERRVSAKALPNGMGEIRLYAGAPVIAKVDARLDQMAKAVCAQDPRTLVQRRVDAAEAIADGSFVLACACGREDCPAPRPEPNTTPAAAAQYVINVIAPAATVTGDSDEPGFLQGYGVIDADQVRELVDQPGTVCRDVRNPDTNPTAATETRDGTSVLLRHSWSAAMDRWVRVRGLTCSFPFCNQPAWNADLDHSIPFNHQHPLSGGWTAGFNLDPKCRTHHRIKTFLTGEGGWTTRQLTGGTIEWTSPTGRTYRCTPDGAELFDDLAEACRPKPWTRPRDPQVEKATRIAAARAGLAAKQAANQQTRWINQGRAHEIKQRGRRNDVRFKRLVLSGRRRTASWCPWINDPWEDESITADWRPPPPPPPRDDDDEPPF, encoded by the coding sequence ATGTTCGAAGGATGCGATCCCGGAGCGCTGCTCACCGAGGTGGAATCTTCCCGCCTTGATGAGTCCGCGGTGTGGGCGCATCGGATGGCCGCCATCGCTGCGTTGTTGGCTCAGCGGATGAACGAGGGCTACGACCAACAAGCCCTGTTGCCCGACGGCGACCCCGGTTTCGGGTTGATCTCCGGGTTCGTGCGCACCGCCGCCGAAGTCGGGCCCGCGCTGGGGGTGCCGCCGGCGGTGGCCATGACGATCGTGGGCTATGCCGATGCCCTTGATGAGCGGTTGCCGCAGATCTACGGCCTGCTGGCCTCCGGGCGGTTGGACTGGGAATCGACAAGAACCATCATCAATCGCACCGCCAACGTCACCGAGGACGCCATCAAAGACCTGGACCGGAACCTCGCCGCGAAGATCGCGACCTGGGAGTGCTGGTCCCGTACCCGGCTGCAGGGTGCGGTGGATCGGGCGATCTTGCATGTGGATCCCGAGGGTGCGAAAGAACGCCGCGTCGCCGCCGACACCGAACGCCGAGTCAGCGCGAAGGCGCTGCCCAATGGGATGGGTGAGATCCGGCTCTACGCCGGCGCTCCGGTGATCGCCAAAGTGGATGCCCGGCTGGATCAGATGGCCAAGGCGGTGTGCGCCCAGGATCCGCGAACGTTGGTGCAGCGCCGCGTGGATGCGGCGGAGGCCATCGCCGACGGCAGCTTTGTGTTGGCGTGCGCGTGTGGGCGTGAGGACTGCCCCGCCCCCAGACCCGAACCCAACACCACGCCGGCGGCGGCGGCGCAGTACGTCATCAACGTGATCGCCCCGGCCGCCACCGTCACCGGCGACAGCGACGAACCTGGCTTCCTGCAGGGCTACGGCGTCATCGACGCCGACCAAGTCCGAGAACTCGTTGACCAGCCGGGCACCGTGTGCCGCGATGTGCGCAATCCTGACACCAACCCCACCGCGGCGACCGAAACTCGCGACGGCACCTCGGTGCTGCTGCGCCACAGCTGGTCGGCGGCGATGGACCGCTGGGTGCGGGTGCGGGGGTTGACGTGTTCGTTCCCGTTCTGCAACCAGCCCGCCTGGAACGCGGACCTCGATCACAGCATCCCGTTCAACCATCAACATCCACTCAGCGGTGGCTGGACCGCCGGGTTCAACCTGGATCCGAAATGCCGCACCCATCACCGGATCAAGACGTTCCTCACCGGCGAGGGCGGCTGGACGACCAGACAACTCACCGGCGGCACCATCGAGTGGACCTCACCCACGGGGCGCACGTACCGGTGCACCCCGGATGGGGCGGAGTTGTTCGACGACCTCGCCGAGGCGTGTCGCCCGAAACCGTGGACCCGACCGCGGGACCCCCAGGTTGAGAAAGCCACCCGGATCGCTGCCGCCCGCGCCGGGTTGGCCGCCAAACAGGCCGCCAACCAGCAGACCCGGTGGATCAACCAGGGGCGGGCGCATGAGATCAAGCAGCGGGGGCGGCGCAACGACGTCCGCTTCAAGCGACTGGTCCTCAGTGGCAGGCGCCGCACCGCCAGCTGGTGTCCCTGGATCAACGACCCCTGGGAAGACGAATCCATTACCGCCGACTGGCGACCACCGCCCCCGCCGCCACCGCGCGACGACGATGACGAACCACCCTTCTGA